From Streptomyces sp. GSL17-111, one genomic window encodes:
- a CDS encoding amidase family protein gives MTAPHLWTLRRTRAALRRAEISPAEYAAELRSRQKRLADLCAFMDDAGAWPPVEPRPTGPLGGVPLAVKDNIDVAGVPTTACTPALRHHTPLRHSAAWRRCAEAGAELMGKTTLHELAYGVTGAHAEHLTARNPVDLSRLAGGSSSGTAAAVAAAIAPAGLGTDTGGSVRIPAALCGVVGFRPSTGRYPSEGVVRISPTRDTVGVLARSVDDVRLLDAVLSGERPSPPPPPPSLPPVLALPRATSWAGLDPEVARVAEEACDTLRAVGWSLLELSQPLYDSAALLEAATTVPLAETRTAVTAYLRQHGSSLTFDAVLQAIASPDVRGVLEPLLDGPAIDPGSYRAARLVGYATAGAALRALRHSGAAAFLSPTTTTPAPPIGTGEWMTSGGRERPTFTTYIRNTAPAAVWGWPSLTVPAGYTSSGLPVGLLLDAPRHHDQQLLDVGHRCAHHLSAVRRPLDPETP, from the coding sequence ATGACAGCGCCTCACCTGTGGACCCTGCGGCGGACCCGCGCAGCCCTTCGCCGCGCCGAGATCTCCCCCGCCGAATACGCTGCGGAGCTCAGGAGTCGCCAGAAGCGGCTGGCCGACCTGTGCGCCTTCATGGACGACGCCGGGGCTTGGCCGCCCGTCGAGCCACGGCCGACGGGTCCGCTCGGAGGTGTGCCCCTCGCCGTGAAGGACAACATCGACGTGGCGGGCGTCCCCACGACGGCCTGCACGCCCGCCCTGCGCCACCACACTCCACTGCGACACTCCGCCGCCTGGCGACGCTGCGCGGAGGCGGGCGCGGAGCTGATGGGGAAGACGACGCTGCACGAACTGGCCTACGGGGTGACCGGTGCGCACGCCGAGCACCTCACCGCCCGCAACCCGGTGGACCTCAGCAGACTCGCGGGCGGCAGTAGCTCCGGCACGGCGGCGGCCGTGGCCGCCGCGATCGCACCGGCCGGGCTGGGCACGGACACCGGCGGATCCGTCCGCATCCCGGCCGCGCTCTGCGGTGTCGTCGGCTTCCGCCCCAGCACGGGCCGCTACCCGAGCGAGGGGGTCGTCCGCATCTCACCCACGCGTGACACGGTCGGTGTCCTGGCGCGCAGCGTCGACGACGTGCGCCTGCTCGACGCGGTACTCAGCGGTGAACGGCCATCTCCCCCGCCCCCGCCGCCTTCCCTACCTCCCGTCCTCGCGCTGCCCCGTGCGACGTCCTGGGCCGGACTCGATCCGGAGGTGGCCCGCGTGGCGGAGGAGGCGTGCGACACCCTGCGTGCTGTGGGGTGGTCCCTGCTGGAGCTCTCACAGCCGCTGTACGACTCGGCCGCGCTGCTGGAAGCCGCCACCACGGTGCCGTTGGCGGAGACGCGAACGGCCGTGACCGCGTACCTGCGTCAGCACGGTTCTTCGCTGACGTTCGACGCGGTGCTCCAAGCGATCGCCTCACCCGACGTACGCGGCGTCCTGGAGCCCCTCCTCGACGGCCCCGCCATCGACCCCGGCTCGTACCGCGCGGCCCGGCTCGTGGGATACGCAACGGCCGGTGCCGCCCTGCGGGCCCTTCGGCACAGCGGAGCCGCCGCGTTCCTGTCCCCCACCACGACCACACCCGCACCGCCCATCGGAACCGGTGAGTGGATGACGTCAGGAGGGCGCGAACGTCCGACCTTCACCACCTACATCCGCAACACCGCGCCGGCCGCCGTCTGGGGGTGGCCCTCGCTGACGGTGCCCGCCGGGTACACCTCCAGCGGCCTCCCCGTCGGGCTGCTGCTCGACGCCCCGCGCCACCATGACCAGCAGCTGCTCGACGTCGGTCACCGGTGCGCGCACCACCTGTCCGCCGTACGCCGTCCTCTGGATCCGGAGACCCCATGA
- a CDS encoding aspartate aminotransferase family protein, whose amino-acid sequence MTPGIKVAQRITERYRTLSPASARAFDAAAKSLPGGDTRTMTTYAPYPLYFSRGDGARVQDLDGRWYHDIVANYGALTHGHNHPALTESVHRQIQRGTALGGPSTLQYEHADLLRARVPALERLRYCNSGTEATMWALRTARAHTGRDVIVKIDGGYHGTHDWGHVSAFMPGGTTHPQLLPDLAPAELAPGVPDSVLRAVVTVPFNDAEAVADVLSRLRGRVAGVIVEPVLGVGGGVPAHPGYLEEVRRLTVRDGVVLIFDECATFRLGPWQVKHGVRPDLSTFSKVVGGGLPIGVFGGRADIMSLFSPSQPQPVHHASAFGGNSLSLAAGTAALKTFGDAEIAHLDRLGERLRSGLDAAARSAGVAGRSVGEGGLSYFHFGTAPPQDAAGTAAARRGRGRLRALVHLHLLNEGFLTARHGLMCQHIVTGTPVIDAFVEAFARTLRVLRPYVADHHPELLRDRPVGPPTPPMEPNGEAAR is encoded by the coding sequence ATGACACCGGGCATCAAGGTGGCTCAGCGCATCACCGAACGCTACCGAACGCTGAGCCCCGCGTCCGCGCGGGCCTTCGACGCGGCGGCGAAGTCGCTGCCGGGGGGCGACACACGGACCATGACCACCTACGCGCCCTATCCGCTGTACTTCAGCCGCGGGGACGGCGCACGGGTCCAGGACCTCGACGGTCGCTGGTATCACGACATAGTGGCCAACTACGGCGCCCTCACCCATGGCCACAATCACCCCGCGCTGACGGAGTCCGTGCACCGGCAGATTCAGCGGGGCACCGCCCTGGGAGGGCCCAGCACCCTTCAGTACGAGCACGCCGACCTGCTGCGTGCCCGCGTACCGGCCCTCGAACGCCTGCGGTACTGCAATTCAGGCACCGAGGCCACGATGTGGGCCCTGCGGACGGCGCGCGCCCATACCGGCCGGGACGTCATCGTGAAGATCGACGGCGGATACCACGGTACGCACGACTGGGGCCACGTCAGCGCGTTCATGCCCGGCGGGACGACCCACCCGCAACTGCTTCCCGACCTCGCGCCCGCGGAGCTGGCGCCGGGAGTGCCCGACTCCGTCCTGCGGGCCGTGGTGACCGTTCCCTTCAACGACGCGGAGGCGGTCGCGGACGTGCTGTCCCGGCTCCGTGGTCGGGTGGCCGGCGTGATCGTGGAGCCGGTGCTCGGCGTGGGGGGCGGCGTCCCCGCCCACCCCGGGTATCTCGAGGAGGTGCGGCGGCTGACCGTACGTGACGGCGTTGTGCTGATCTTCGACGAATGTGCCACGTTCCGCCTGGGGCCCTGGCAGGTGAAGCACGGGGTGCGTCCGGACCTCAGCACGTTCAGCAAGGTCGTGGGAGGCGGTCTGCCCATCGGTGTGTTCGGTGGCCGGGCCGACATCATGTCCCTCTTCTCCCCCTCGCAACCGCAACCCGTTCATCACGCCAGTGCCTTCGGCGGGAACAGCCTGTCCCTGGCCGCCGGTACCGCCGCACTGAAGACCTTCGGCGACGCCGAGATCGCCCATCTCGACCGCCTCGGTGAAAGACTCCGCTCCGGCCTCGACGCGGCGGCCCGGAGCGCCGGAGTCGCAGGAAGGAGCGTCGGCGAGGGAGGCCTGAGCTACTTCCACTTCGGTACCGCGCCGCCTCAGGACGCCGCCGGTACCGCAGCGGCACGCCGGGGCAGGGGGCGTCTGCGCGCCCTCGTCCACCTCCACCTGCTCAACGAGGGGTTCCTGACGGCACGCCACGGCCTGATGTGCCAGCACATCGTGACCGGGACACCGGTCATCGACGCGTTCGTCGAGGCGTTCGCCCGCACGTTGCGTGTGCTACGTCCCTACGTGGCCGATCACCACCCCGAGCTCCTGAGGGACCGCCCGGTCGGTCCGCCCACCCCGCCGATGGAGCCGAACGGTGAGGCCGCCCGATGA
- a CDS encoding tryptophan 2,3-dioxygenase — protein sequence MRKRHCPEPSVWNSSFTVARAPQPTFAIRRMAVHDILFLHDDPALFAEYDRRFGDRYRTKRSGSHLPQRFVDLYETAAKGVAPKSEYIAYQSIDTLLSLQQPHTDHPAEMTFYLVGQAKELLFKLVYEEICAARLSLVVDEADKAAWNLRRAAKALGPLTTTWDVLSGISPAEFNAFRDQLGSASGIDSFMYRMLEFTLGRKSESMARRHADVVGVSESVHRALHRSSVYDEALELLHRRGLLAGASGDGAWEPEAARQAWARVYQEHGPASDLFRLGETLVDLAHAFSRWRSLHLLLVERTIGNKPGTGGTTGIDWLRQAAEHRFFPELWEARSVLPSGAPPW from the coding sequence CTGAGAAAACGTCACTGCCCGGAGCCTTCGGTGTGGAACTCGTCGTTCACGGTGGCACGAGCGCCTCAGCCCACCTTCGCCATCCGCCGGATGGCGGTGCACGACATCCTATTCCTGCACGACGATCCGGCACTCTTCGCCGAGTATGATCGACGCTTCGGTGACCGCTACCGCACGAAACGTTCCGGTAGCCATCTCCCGCAACGTTTCGTCGATCTGTACGAGACCGCGGCGAAAGGTGTCGCACCGAAGTCGGAGTACATCGCCTACCAGAGCATTGACACGCTGCTCTCCCTGCAGCAACCCCACACCGACCACCCGGCCGAAATGACCTTCTACCTCGTCGGCCAGGCGAAGGAACTGCTCTTCAAGCTGGTGTACGAGGAGATCTGCGCAGCCCGCCTGTCCCTCGTCGTCGACGAGGCCGACAAGGCGGCATGGAACCTGCGGCGCGCCGCCAAGGCACTCGGACCGCTGACGACGACCTGGGACGTCCTCAGCGGAATATCACCTGCGGAGTTCAACGCCTTCCGCGATCAGCTGGGATCTGCTTCCGGAATCGACTCCTTCATGTACCGCATGCTGGAATTCACGCTCGGACGGAAGTCGGAGTCCATGGCACGTCGGCACGCGGACGTGGTCGGCGTGTCGGAGTCCGTCCACCGGGCCCTGCACCGAAGCAGCGTCTACGACGAGGCCCTGGAGCTGCTGCACCGGCGCGGCCTCCTCGCCGGCGCATCCGGCGACGGGGCGTGGGAGCCCGAAGCCGCACGACAGGCGTGGGCCCGCGTCTACCAGGAGCACGGCCCGGCGAGCGACCTGTTCCGGCTCGGCGAGACGCTCGTGGACCTCGCCCACGCGTTCAGCCGATGGCGTTCACTCCACCTGCTGCTGGTCGAACGCACCATCGGCAACAAACCCGGCACCGGGGGCACCACCGGAATCGACTGGCTGCGGCAGGCGGCCGAGCATCGCTTCTTCCCCGAGCTGTGGGAGGCGCGATCCGTGCTCCCGTCAGGCGCCCCTCCGTGGTGA
- a CDS encoding transposase family protein — protein sequence MVTYVATLDVPRHVVAYLSRLLAARRRRLGTPRGSRALGPFRQAVLVLRWFRERGCVHCLARDAGVSQATGYRYLHEGIDVLADQAPDLHEVLEHSQHDGMTHVILDGTLIETDRLTGVRDNGNDLWFSQKNKAFGGNVQFLAAPDGTPLWVSDAEPGSTPDITAARIHALPALYKAAADGLPTLADKGYLGSGIGVLVPVRRPKGRSEQALDADTRTTNSLITGVRALGERAAAELKQRWRTLQHVTISTSRIGDIARAALVLNKIWK from the coding sequence TTGGTCACCTATGTTGCCACGCTCGACGTCCCACGCCATGTCGTGGCGTACCTGTCCCGTCTGCTGGCCGCGCGCCGACGGCGACTTGGCACTCCGCGTGGCAGCCGCGCGCTCGGCCCGTTCCGCCAGGCCGTGCTGGTGCTGCGCTGGTTCCGCGAGCGCGGCTGCGTGCACTGCCTGGCCCGCGACGCCGGGGTCTCCCAGGCCACCGGCTACCGCTACCTGCACGAGGGCATCGACGTCCTCGCCGACCAGGCCCCGGACCTCCACGAGGTCCTGGAACACAGTCAGCACGACGGCATGACCCATGTGATCCTCGACGGCACGCTCATCGAAACGGACCGCCTCACCGGCGTCCGGGACAACGGCAACGACCTCTGGTTCAGCCAGAAGAACAAGGCGTTCGGCGGGAACGTCCAGTTCCTCGCAGCACCCGACGGCACCCCGCTGTGGGTCTCCGACGCCGAGCCAGGGTCCACCCCCGACATCACCGCCGCCCGCATCCACGCTCTGCCCGCGCTGTACAAGGCGGCAGCCGACGGCCTGCCCACGCTCGCCGACAAGGGCTACCTCGGCTCCGGAATCGGCGTCCTCGTCCCGGTCCGGCGCCCGAAGGGCCGGTCCGAACAGGCCCTGGACGCCGACACGCGCACCACGAACAGCCTGATCACAGGCGTCCGAGCCCTCGGCGAACGCGCCGCAGCCGAACTCAAGCAACGCTGGCGCACCCTGCAACACGTCACCATCAGCACCAGCCGAATCGGCGACATCGCCCGCGCCGCCCTCGTCCTCAACAAGATCTGGAAATGA
- a CDS encoding DUF6875 domain-containing protein, with the protein MRKTSDADSAAVPTEVDEVREWLAVFLSEPHEDLGRKGSVCPFVEPALRAGSLCIETIRYDTDNHWHGIADAMRSQMDNYAERTWPEGKESVSSLTTVLLGMPAHHWPLLDEAQRRVKGEAARRGLMIGQFHPH; encoded by the coding sequence GTGAGAAAGACATCAGACGCAGACTCCGCCGCCGTACCCACCGAAGTCGACGAGGTCCGGGAATGGCTTGCCGTATTCCTCTCGGAGCCGCACGAGGACCTCGGACGAAAGGGCAGCGTCTGCCCCTTCGTCGAGCCCGCCCTGCGAGCGGGGTCCCTGTGTATCGAGACGATCAGGTACGACACCGACAACCACTGGCACGGCATAGCGGATGCCATGCGAAGCCAAATGGACAACTACGCCGAGCGCACCTGGCCCGAGGGGAAGGAGTCGGTTTCCTCGCTGACGACCGTGCTGCTCGGCATGCCCGCGCATCACTGGCCCCTGCTCGACGAGGCACAGCGCCGAGTGAAGGGCGAAGCGGCGCGTCGTGGCTTGATGATCGGGCAGTTCCATCCCCACTGA
- the epsC gene encoding serine O-acetyltransferase EpsC, with translation MTGRRVRGGAGTPPPLGLRRTLAEDLRTVVERDPAIRNRREALLHPALPALWSHRVAHRLHRRGRRIAARLVSLPARFATGVEVHPGAVLGRRVFVDHGSGVVVGETAVVGDDVTIYHQVTLGARGWWEDNLRAPGERRHPVIGDGVVLGTGASVLGPVTVGDGALIGAHSMVLRDVPPGATTQAPGASLADRDVPRHRLELLRQTATMGSW, from the coding sequence GTGACGGGTCGGCGCGTGCGCGGGGGCGCCGGAACGCCCCCGCCGCTCGGTTTGCGGCGCACGCTGGCGGAGGATCTGCGGACCGTCGTGGAGCGGGACCCCGCGATCCGGAACCGACGGGAGGCGCTGCTGCATCCGGCGCTGCCGGCGCTGTGGTCCCATCGTGTCGCGCACCGGCTGCACCGGCGGGGACGGCGGATCGCCGCGCGGTTGGTGAGCCTGCCGGCCCGCTTCGCCACCGGGGTGGAGGTGCATCCGGGCGCCGTGCTGGGGCGGCGGGTGTTCGTCGACCACGGTTCGGGCGTGGTGGTCGGTGAGACGGCCGTGGTCGGTGACGACGTGACGATCTACCACCAGGTGACGCTCGGCGCCCGGGGCTGGTGGGAGGACAACCTGCGGGCGCCGGGGGAGCGCCGTCACCCGGTGATCGGGGACGGTGTCGTCCTCGGCACGGGCGCCTCCGTCCTGGGCCCGGTGACCGTGGGGGACGGCGCGCTGATCGGCGCGCACTCCATGGTGCTGAGGGACGTGCCGCCCGGGGCGACGACGCAGGCCCCCGGCGCCTCCCTGGCCGACCGGGACGTGCCCCGGCACCGCCTCGAACTGCTCCGTCAGACCGCAACGATGGGCTCGTGGTGA
- a CDS encoding PLP-dependent cysteine synthase family protein has protein sequence MSLEPLTVAPRVVDGIDELIGNTPLLRIPVENGAPGVQVLGKLEAANPLSSVKDRTALWMLRAAEESGRLAPGGTVIEATSGNTGIALAALSAVRGYRCVIVLPDSVTRERIALLEALGAEVVLTPRELLYQGAIDRAWELHQRTRGSWFARQHENAANVAAHRESTGPEVWADTEGRVDVFLAGIGTGGTLCGTAGYLKERDPGVRAIGVEPASSPLLTRGRAGEHAIPGLNGGFVAPTTDVGLIDEVLVVSDEDALATARWLAARVGVLAGISSGAAVCGALSVARRPESAGRTIVTVLPDTGERYLSIWSHAAGDPGAGRTEGEGR, from the coding sequence ATGTCACTGGAGCCGCTGACCGTCGCGCCACGGGTCGTCGACGGCATCGACGAGTTGATCGGCAACACCCCCCTGCTCAGGATCCCCGTCGAGAACGGGGCGCCCGGCGTCCAGGTGCTCGGCAAGCTGGAGGCGGCGAACCCGCTCTCCAGTGTCAAGGACCGGACGGCGCTGTGGATGCTGCGGGCCGCCGAGGAGTCCGGGCGGCTCGCGCCCGGCGGGACCGTGATCGAGGCGACGTCGGGGAACACCGGGATCGCGCTGGCAGCGCTCAGCGCGGTGCGCGGGTACCGGTGCGTGATCGTGCTGCCCGACAGCGTCACGCGGGAGCGGATCGCGTTGCTGGAGGCGCTGGGCGCGGAGGTCGTGCTGACGCCGCGTGAGCTGCTCTACCAGGGCGCCATCGACCGGGCGTGGGAGTTGCACCAGCGCACGCGGGGTTCGTGGTTCGCCCGGCAGCACGAGAACGCCGCGAACGTGGCGGCGCACCGGGAGAGCACGGGCCCGGAGGTCTGGGCCGACACCGAGGGCCGGGTGGACGTGTTCCTGGCCGGGATCGGGACGGGCGGGACGCTGTGCGGCACCGCCGGGTACCTGAAGGAGCGCGACCCGGGGGTCCGGGCGATCGGGGTGGAGCCGGCCTCGTCGCCGCTGCTGACGCGGGGGCGGGCCGGGGAGCACGCCATTCCGGGGCTCAACGGCGGTTTCGTCGCCCCGACGACGGACGTCGGCCTCATCGACGAGGTGCTGGTCGTCTCCGACGAGGACGCCCTGGCGACGGCGCGGTGGTTGGCGGCGCGGGTCGGGGTCCTGGCGGGCATCTCCTCTGGGGCGGCCGTCTGCGGGGCGCTGAGCGTCGCCCGTCGGCCGGAGAGCGCGGGCAGGACGATCGTGACCGTGCTGCCCGACACGGGCGAGCGGTATCTGAGCATCTGGTCGCACGCCGCCGGTGATCCCGGCGCGGGCCGGACGGAGGGGGAGGGCCGGTGA
- a CDS encoding ATP-grasp domain-containing protein: MRTERTVLLVGATDETVRQAVELGLHVLLLQHPTKASEEQRRLAASLTVVDYTRWELVEPVVRELFASPGFAAATSLTEPGLENAARVNDLFGLGGTGHEVALRFRDKQVMRAHLAAVDPGAVAAAPLRSRAELDEFGVRCGYPFIVKPTDATASIGVQRVDGPQDADRVWARVRALSGTRTDRVTSLFLLRDFLMEEYLDGPEFSVESFSFAGRHVVVAITEKFTHPAHFAELGHALPARLAPATEERVRADVGRFLDLMGFRDGVCHTEIRIGERGVRVIESHNRIAGDAIPELVRAAYGVDLGTLALGWPFRLVQELPDRPEAHAGAAVRAVVGEPGEVESVGGVEEALHRDDVLDVRLTARPGQTVRDVADNWDRLGLVAVTAEDTTAAVLRGAEVVEEVVDVRVRAADGVSRRARVAEIVERTVSPA, translated from the coding sequence GTGAGGACGGAACGGACCGTGCTGCTCGTCGGGGCGACCGACGAGACCGTGCGTCAGGCGGTGGAGCTGGGGCTGCACGTGCTGCTGCTCCAGCATCCGACCAAGGCGAGCGAGGAGCAGCGGCGGCTGGCCGCGTCGTTGACGGTCGTGGACTACACGCGGTGGGAGCTGGTGGAGCCTGTCGTGCGCGAGCTGTTCGCGTCGCCGGGGTTCGCGGCGGCCACCTCGCTGACCGAGCCGGGGCTGGAGAACGCGGCCCGCGTCAACGACCTGTTCGGCCTGGGCGGTACGGGGCACGAGGTCGCCCTGCGCTTCCGCGACAAGCAGGTCATGCGGGCCCACCTGGCGGCCGTCGACCCGGGGGCGGTGGCGGCGGCGCCGCTGCGGAGCCGGGCGGAGCTGGACGAGTTCGGTGTGCGGTGCGGCTACCCGTTCATCGTGAAGCCGACGGACGCGACGGCGAGCATCGGCGTGCAGCGCGTGGACGGGCCGCAGGACGCGGACCGGGTGTGGGCCCGCGTGCGCGCGCTGTCGGGGACCCGGACCGACCGTGTGACGTCGCTGTTCCTGCTGCGGGACTTCCTGATGGAGGAGTACCTCGACGGGCCGGAGTTCAGCGTCGAGTCGTTCAGCTTCGCGGGCCGGCACGTCGTGGTCGCGATCACGGAGAAGTTCACGCATCCGGCGCACTTCGCCGAGCTGGGCCACGCGTTGCCCGCACGGCTGGCGCCCGCGACGGAGGAGCGCGTCCGGGCCGACGTGGGCCGCTTCCTGGATCTGATGGGCTTCCGCGACGGGGTCTGCCACACCGAGATACGGATCGGTGAGCGGGGCGTGCGGGTCATCGAGAGCCACAACCGGATCGCCGGTGACGCCATTCCGGAGCTGGTGCGGGCCGCGTACGGGGTGGACCTCGGCACGCTGGCCCTCGGCTGGCCGTTCCGGCTGGTTCAGGAGCTGCCCGACCGGCCCGAGGCGCACGCCGGGGCGGCGGTGCGGGCGGTGGTGGGCGAGCCGGGGGAGGTGGAGTCCGTCGGCGGGGTCGAGGAGGCGCTGCACCGGGACGACGTCCTGGACGTGCGGCTCACCGCGCGGCCGGGTCAGACCGTCCGGGACGTGGCCGACAACTGGGACCGGCTGGGCCTGGTGGCCGTCACCGCCGAGGACACGACCGCCGCCGTGCTGCGCGGGGCGGAGGTCGTCGAGGAGGTCGTCGACGTGCGGGTGCGCGCGGCCGACGGCGTCTCCCGCCGGGCGCGGGTGGCGGAGATCGTGGAGCGGACGGTGAGCCCGGCGTGA